A stretch of Saccharothrix texasensis DNA encodes these proteins:
- a CDS encoding polysaccharide deacetylase family protein: protein MNTTSTRVRTALALVAALCCGCAGQPGAVPPGEAAAQLPAPPSSAPPSSATPPDPAAVGANELGQVPILMYHRLVEQPASVYDRTPAAFRAELERLAAEGYVPVTTAEYATGRVDLPAGAHPVVLTFDDGDATQFALDAEGKPAAGTAIAILLDVAARHPGFRPVASLYVNAGPFGSPDGAALRWLRDHGFEIGNHTRDHTNLSLADDGGVQEAIAAGQREIQRALPDYPVSSLALPFGAIPGNGALARRGGSEGTSYDYACVLMVGAGPAPSPYAADFDPARTPRIRSQDPTGEDARYGSTVWLDQLAAAPAQRYTSDGVLDRISYPASAGTAPAAGFADRAVAY, encoded by the coding sequence GTGAACACCACGTCGACGCGGGTCCGGACCGCCCTGGCGCTCGTCGCGGCCCTGTGCTGCGGCTGCGCCGGCCAACCCGGGGCGGTGCCGCCCGGCGAGGCCGCCGCGCAGCTGCCCGCACCCCCCTCGTCCGCCCCGCCATCCTCCGCCACACCGCCCGATCCGGCAGCGGTGGGCGCGAACGAGCTCGGCCAGGTGCCGATCCTGATGTACCACCGGCTCGTCGAGCAGCCCGCGTCCGTCTACGACCGGACCCCGGCGGCGTTCCGCGCCGAGCTGGAACGGCTCGCCGCCGAGGGCTACGTCCCGGTGACCACCGCCGAGTACGCGACCGGGCGCGTCGACCTCCCGGCCGGCGCGCACCCCGTCGTGCTGACCTTCGACGACGGCGACGCGACCCAGTTCGCGCTCGACGCCGAGGGGAAGCCGGCCGCGGGCACGGCCATCGCGATCCTGCTGGACGTCGCCGCGCGGCACCCCGGCTTCCGGCCGGTGGCGAGCCTGTACGTCAACGCCGGGCCGTTCGGGTCGCCGGACGGCGCCGCCCTGCGCTGGCTGCGCGACCACGGCTTCGAGATCGGCAACCACACCCGCGACCACACCAACCTCTCCCTGGCCGACGACGGGGGAGTGCAGGAGGCGATCGCGGCCGGGCAGCGGGAGATCCAGCGGGCCCTGCCCGACTACCCGGTGTCCAGCCTGGCGCTGCCGTTCGGCGCGATCCCCGGCAACGGCGCGCTCGCCCGGCGCGGCGGCTCCGAGGGCACGTCGTACGACTACGCGTGCGTGCTGATGGTGGGCGCGGGCCCGGCGCCGTCCCCGTACGCGGCGGACTTCGACCCGGCGCGCACGCCGCGCATCCGTTCACAGGACCCGACCGGCGAGGACGCGCGGTACGGCTCGACGGTGTGGCTCGACCAGCTGGCCGCCGCACCGGCCCAGCGCTACACGTCCGACGGCGTCCTCGACCGCATCTCCTACCCGGCCTCGGCGGGCACCGCTCCCGCGGCGGGGTTCGCGGACCGGGCCGTCGCCTACTGA
- a CDS encoding putative glycoside hydrolase: MSDSPRKLKRVLIPVVGFVVLLLVAGVVTTIVHGRGVGLAVAELGDGTAVTPSGVERVSITTAEVSGLDRVTVHVDGQPVEARRADGRMTLTGVKLAEGRHTLSVRAANPLPWMPDVEVQREFTVDATPPALKVDVAEAESPRGPVTVKGSADGADEVLVGDQRVPVRDGKFEASLASAATSVRVEASDAAGNAQRQDVAVKVTHPGMRGVHMSAAAWATASLRDPVLAMAREGRIDTVQLDIKDESGEIGYDSQVPLARQIGATRNYYDARAAVQELHGLGLRVVGRLVAFRDPVLGKASWDSGARDRVAQNTAGAPWSAHYGEYAFTNFANPDVRAYNIAIAEEAASLGFDDILYDYVRRPDGPIGQMVFPGLTTSPEQSIVDFLKDNRAAVRPLGAYLGASVFGIAAHSPVDVAQDIPAISAHVDYVAPMVYPSHWGPGEYGVDNPNAQPYEIVRASVADFVRLTGDSGATVIPWLQAFSLGHAYGPAEVQAQVRATAEAGAPSFLLWNAACAYGSAGLEPA; encoded by the coding sequence ATGTCGGATTCGCCCCGGAAGCTCAAGCGCGTGCTGATCCCGGTCGTCGGCTTCGTGGTGCTGCTGCTGGTCGCCGGGGTCGTCACGACGATCGTGCACGGGCGCGGGGTGGGCCTCGCCGTGGCGGAACTGGGCGACGGCACCGCTGTCACTCCTTCGGGTGTAGAGCGCGTGTCCATCACCACCGCGGAGGTCAGTGGGCTCGACCGTGTCACCGTGCACGTGGACGGACAGCCGGTGGAAGCGCGACGCGCCGACGGCCGCATGACGTTGACCGGGGTCAAGCTCGCCGAGGGCAGGCACACGCTGTCCGTGCGGGCGGCCAACCCGCTGCCCTGGATGCCGGACGTGGAGGTGCAGCGCGAGTTCACGGTCGACGCCACACCGCCCGCGCTGAAGGTGGACGTGGCCGAGGCCGAGTCGCCGCGCGGCCCGGTGACGGTGAAGGGCAGCGCGGACGGCGCGGACGAGGTGCTGGTGGGCGACCAGCGGGTGCCGGTGCGCGACGGGAAGTTCGAGGCCTCGCTGGCGTCGGCGGCCACCAGCGTCCGGGTCGAGGCCAGCGACGCCGCCGGCAACGCGCAGCGCCAGGACGTCGCGGTGAAGGTCACCCACCCCGGGATGCGCGGGGTGCACATGAGCGCCGCCGCGTGGGCCACGGCGTCGTTGCGCGACCCGGTGCTGGCGATGGCGCGCGAGGGCCGCATCGACACCGTGCAGCTCGACATCAAGGACGAGAGCGGCGAGATCGGCTACGACTCGCAGGTGCCGCTGGCCAGGCAGATCGGGGCGACCCGCAACTACTACGACGCCCGCGCGGCGGTGCAGGAGCTGCACGGGCTGGGGCTGCGGGTGGTCGGCAGGCTGGTGGCGTTCCGCGACCCGGTGCTCGGCAAGGCGTCGTGGGACTCGGGCGCGCGCGACCGGGTCGCGCAGAACACGGCCGGCGCGCCCTGGTCGGCGCACTACGGCGAGTACGCGTTCACCAACTTCGCCAACCCGGACGTGCGGGCCTACAACATCGCGATCGCCGAGGAGGCCGCGTCGCTGGGCTTCGACGACATCCTCTACGACTACGTGCGGCGGCCGGACGGCCCGATCGGGCAGATGGTGTTCCCCGGCCTGACCACCAGCCCCGAGCAGTCCATCGTGGACTTCCTGAAGGACAACCGGGCCGCGGTCCGGCCGCTGGGCGCGTACCTGGGCGCGTCGGTGTTCGGCATCGCCGCGCACAGCCCGGTGGACGTGGCGCAGGACATCCCGGCCATCTCGGCGCACGTGGACTACGTCGCGCCGATGGTCTACCCGTCGCACTGGGGTCCGGGCGAGTACGGCGTGGACAACCCGAACGCGCAGCCCTACGAGATCGTGCGGGCGTCGGTCGCGGACTTCGTCCGGTTGACCGGTGACAGCGGCGCGACGGTGATCCCGTGGTTGCAGGCGTTCTCGCTGGGTCACGCGTACGGCCCGGCCGAGGTGCAGGCGCAGGTGCGGGCCACCGCGGAGGCGGGCGCGCCGTCGTTCCTGCTGTGGAACGCCGCCTGCGCGTACGGCTCGGCCGGCTTGGAGCCGGCGTGA